The following is a genomic window from Halichoerus grypus chromosome 5, mHalGry1.hap1.1, whole genome shotgun sequence.
ATCATATCTTCCTTTAgcccttttttattctttttaaaagatattatttatttatttgagagagagagcacaagcggggggagcagcagagggagtgggagaagcaggctcctcgctgagcagggagcccagtgtgggactctaACCCAGGATTagataagattaaataaaaagatcATGACACTTCCAAAAGGCATTGTTAAAATGCTCAAAGACTGTGGATTTGTGGACAGTCTTTGGTAGTATCTCCTGGAATGCTCCCCACAGTTCTTTTTCATAGGTATtagttcccattttacagaaaagtaaTTTCTCCAAGATCTCATAGCTCAAAGGCATATTAAGGTAtattcaaaagaagagaaaaaaaaacattttaagccaAATTTTCTGCCTGTAAAGCATGTGCCCTTGATCTCTCCAACATGAATGTGCTTTTGGGTAATAATAAAAAAGCTATGGAAATTTTTTTACTAATGAACAAGAAATAGCATATCAGATTAATGACCTACAATGACagcaccagaaaaagaaaaagacttgaaGTTAGGAAAAGCCGGTTTGGGCCTATGTCCATCATTTATGAGCCCTGTAAACTTGAACAAGTAATTTCACCTGCTACATTAGTCCTTCTTTGGCAAACAAGAAACAAATTTGTAAGCAAATTACATATTTCTTTGCATACCAAATGACTAAAAACTTCCTGGCTTAAAATAATGCTCAACTACCGAACCCACGATCttataggtcagaagtctggatGGTCTCTGCTTAATCGAGGATGAAATCTAGTTGTTGACCGGTCTGTGGTCTTCTGTGCAGTTTCTAGAGAAGAATCTGCTTTCAAGTTCATTGAGGTTGTTGGTAAAATCCAGCTGCTAGCAGTTGTAGGCCTCAGGTCCATGTTTTCTTGCTGGCTCTctgcttctagaggctgcccacagtCTTATTCTGATTTGCTTACAAGGTTTTTGTGATGATGATCAAATGAAAGCGATTGTACAAACAGTGGTGAGGAATGTGATCACTGCTTAAGGTTGCTGGGTTTAGAGGCCATCCCTCAACCTTCTTCCATAGAACCTGTCTAAACCACAGGTAATCCTCCCAGGAGGAGATTCTGAAGTCTCTTATGACAGATGTGTTAGTTGAGACTTTCTGGAGGGACAAAAACCGGGTTTTGTGCTGGACAAATGTTTCCTGAGCAAAGTGGATCAGATGCCATGAAGTGCTTGGCACCGGTGGTGGGGAGGATTCTAACTGGCCATTCTGCAGTGAAGCGAAGGCAGCGAGGCTTGGAAAGGGCTAACCCCACAGCCGCGAAAGGGCACAGAAGTGGTGAAGGAGGCCTGCACGGAACTACAAGTGCAAATTCTGGAAGcctacccacccccacccgaATGGCCAGGGCCTGTGAACCCAGGACCTCCCCCTCATCGCCCCCTGGCGGTGGGTACAGCTCCTCTCACATGGGGGACACTGGGCACACCCCCCACTGGTCCTTCCTCCGCAGGAGGTGCCAGTAGAGCCGCCCAGCCTGCGCCCTCTGGCGCTTCAGGCCCAGCCCCGCAGTTCCAGCCGTCCCCCCGAGCCTCGCGGCTCACAGGTTGCATCCGACCGCGCTCCCGAGGCTGTGATTGGTCTCTGCTGTTGCcactgcccccatccccaccaatgCTGACTCCAGAAGCAGTGAATTTGCCCGCCTGCACGCTCGGTTGCGACCATCGCTAATGCTGACTCTGGGAGCACTGAATTTGCCCGCTAGCGCACTTGTTCCTGCCTTGGAGAGAGGTAAAAGCTGTCTTCCGCCTTTACTGGGGGGCACTCCAAAGTGAAACGTGGTGGGTAAACCAGTTTGGGCTGCTGTGGGTGAGAATGGGAGGCCTAGGTGTTGGGGAAGTGGCTATCCGTCCCTCGTCCCTCGATGTCCCGGGGACAGTCGCTGTAGGTAATAGGTCTCTACGGGCACCAGAACAGAGCATCCTGGCCCCCGTGGGCTCCCTGGACACTCTGTCCTTATGCCCATTATTGCTGAACCGGGTCCTTGGGGGTCTCCAAGCAATAGCAATTGACAAGAGGCCAGCGGAGTTCGAGGCCAGGCTTTACTGGGGCTTATGCTCCAGCACAAGGGAGACAGCACAAAGAAGAGAATCCTCAGGCTGACTCCCTGGGGAGAGGTCagggagaattttttaaagaaacttaggTGGAAAAGGGTGACTCCAAGCACATAGAGGCAGGAATTTATTAGCACCTGTGCACTTAAAGGTTATGCCTCTTCGTGCCTCACGCGTCTAATTAACATGTTAAATCTCCACCCCGGGCATGATTTTTAGTATCATAATAGGGAAAAAAGTCAATGAAGAGACAGCGATGGGGTCCACCTTGGCGCAGCCTGGTTTGATCTTCCCCAGTCTTGGTAGCGCAGCCCTCTCTTGGGTAAGCGTCCTGCCTCCGCATTCCTGCTAGACTTCTCTCCACCCAAGGGGCATAGGGTTTCAGCTATCAAGGAATGCTGGGCTTCTCCCTCAGGATTGAGGGGACCCGACCCCAGTCTCTACTCTGTCTCAGGTTGGCGGGCTGTCCATTGTTTCAGCTTCTCATTCTGTATTTAGATTGGAGTAGTGTGGTGTGAAAGAAAATGGATGTGTGGCTACTGGGGAAGTAAACGTAAGGCATCGTAGGAAGACTGAGCGAGCCTCCGCTCCTCCCTGCTCACACCGCCTTTGATGGGCGCCTAGGGTGGGCATTGAGCCTGGCTCTgtttcagaggagggagggaggtgggtttGGGGAGTGAGCCTAGACCCTCCCGAGTGTCCCCAGGGAACAGCTAGACAAGGAGACACAGGGACAACCTTCCAAGTTCGAACTCCCATCTCACTCTCCCGTTCTTTCTCCCTAAGAATCTTTTGCTCCCGGGTCCGTGCCAATAACCTGCCTGCCCGTCTCCCCGCCAATTCCCTGCAATGGGCAATAACTGCTTTGGCTTTAAGAAATGGCTGATTCAGCGGCTGCGTCCTCTGCCCACCCTGCTTATCGTCCCTGCCCTCATGCCCCAGAGCAAGAGCAAAGACTACCGCGTCGTGGTGCTTGGCGACGCTGGCGTGGGCAAGAGCGCGCGGGTGCAGAAGTGGGTGCGTGGCCACTTCCGCGATGCGTACCTGCCAACCATCGAAGATACCGACTGCCAGGTGCTGAGCTCCAAGCACGGTGTCGGGGCGCTGCGCAGCACCGACACCACGGGCAGCCACCGCTACCCGGGTCTGCAGCGCCTCGCCATTGCCAGGGGCCCTGCTTTCATCCTGGTTTACTCAGGCGCCAAGAAGCAAACCCTGGAGGAGCTGAAGCCTTTCTATGAGCTGATCCGCAAAGTCAAAGGCAACACCTTGCAGAAGTACCCTATCGTGCTGGTGGGCAACGAATGCCAAGAAAGCCACTGGGAGTCGCCGGTAAGTGACCGCGCCACATGCGCCTGCGCGTTGGAGTGGCATTGCGCCTTCTTGGAGACCTCCGCTAAGATGGATAGCAGTGTGCAGGAGCTATTTCGCACGCTGCCGAACCACGAGAAGAAGCCTGCCACCTGCCTCCGCCATCCCCAGAAGAAATCCCAGATACCCAAGACCGCGGAGAAGCTGCTTAGCAAGTGCATCATCATGTGAGCCCCGGGCTCTTAGGATCCTGACCTCCTTCCCTCTCAGTGTGCAGAAAACAGGGAGCGGAGCGGTCCCAGTGTAACGTGTTACCTGTGCGTGAACGACTTCTGTGCCGCGGTTTAGGTAATAACTAGAAGCCAGCAAATGGCCCTTGTAAGTTGATAGCTTTCCTTTTTCCCATCCAAGAGAATTCAGATTGCTAAAGCTCTAACactggaggaggaggacagggaaaaaAGGAGCGCTGTGCATTTAGAGACTACTTGTATAGACTTTAGAGATTAATActtgaaaaagagaatgaaatgctGAAATGAATTGAAAGAGGCCACTGCTCTTCTTGTAACTCTAATTATCGTGTGTCATTTTAAAACACTCGAAGTCCTATAAAGTCGCCATTGTGtatttaattgttaaaaaaaagtgtttttgcaACAAAACCTGGCAGATGACTTTTAGATAGATATGTTAAGCAAGGTAAATAAATGGATAATCTATAGCTGAGCATTGAGGCTGGGGGCAGAGAAAATAGGGAAAGTGGAACTTGCTTACTAAATATGTGCTGATTGTTtttgaagtcatttaaaaatgttcggGTATTCCGTGTAGTTTTTGTGACTCAATAAAGCTTTTCCTGCATGCAATCagctttataatttctttttcactggacaacaacaaaaatacgcATTGCATTAAAATTTCAGCCCCATCTGGGTAAGGTTTCTAATAAGAACTTCACACAGGGACATTCATTCCCTCCTGAAATTAgccagtgggggcaggggtgcagttAAGGGGTCCCTGTGATGCACAGCTGGTCTCTATCCATAACCATTCGTGGGCTGACATCCGAAAGAACTCCAGGCATCTCTGAAGAGGATACTCCTTGTGCTGCTGTCTTGGAGATGGTGGTGGAAAGCAAGCCTCAGCCTTTGGCTGCCTCAAAGTCTTCTCTCAAGAAATGCTAGATCtcgggcgccttggtggctcagttgttaagcgtctgccttggctcaggtcatgatcctgggacaagacccctatcgggctccctgctccgcgggaagcctgcttctccctctaccactccccctgcttgtgttccctctctcgctgtatctctctctgccaaataaataaataaaatcttaaaaaaaaagaaatgctagatctggggagtggggagggggatggaaaGTAGGGGGAGAAATGGTGGAGTGTGAAATCTGAGAAATTCCTCCTTAAgggagttttttaaaagattaattttatatttgaacatAATTTTTTGAGTAAGGGAATACATACCTATACATATCTTTttgagtgtgtttttttttttaattgggggaAGGAGGTTCTTAATTTGTTGACTTTTTTGCCAcgaaatatttattattgaacaaatattgaataactttgtgttttttaaaaaaattttttgggcacctggctggctcagtcgttaagcgtctgccttcggctcaggtcatgatcccagggtcctgggattgagtcccgcatcgggctccctcctcagcggggagtctgcttctccctttcccactccccctgcttgtgttcctgctcttgctgtctctctctctctctgtaaaataaatgaataaaaaaaatctttaaaaaaattggtttaGGGCAGAATCTTGAGGAACACAAGCAAGTTAGAAAGCTACTGACCTACAGGAAACTACAAAGGACACTTAGAAGTGACCAAATGAGGAAATTCACAATGTGCAGTAGTACATGCTGAAGGAGAAATGAGTTTCAAGGAAAAGCATGTAATGTACTCTATCATAGCAAAcgtttcttaaaaatagaataagatgAGGATTAGAAAGTGTTGCTCACATTTAGCAGTTAGGAGATTTCTGATTCCAGCAAAGCTAGAGTAGCCCCCCTATTTCCTCCCAGGTACTACTTCTTACAACTAAAATAATTCTGGACATAACacaatgagcaaaggaaaatacTTAAATGTGAAAAGAAGTGAACTGCCTAGGAACCTGGGGATGTGAGGAACAGCATGATGGTGATTTGAGTTTTCTTATTGTCTCCCATCCATCCAGGACAAGACATTGCAGCACACCTCCAGGTTAGAGCTGCCAACAGGCACAGACCAAAAGCACCAAAAAGGAGCACATTGTCCCTAGCCAAAGCACCAGGAGAAGAATGATTTAATAATAGAAAACCTTTTTGGTAATATGTACCCAAACATTAAACGCCATCAGCCAAAcccctgctcttcttcctccccccaggGAGAGCTGGTCTTCCAGCTCACTATGCCCTGCCCTGTAGAGGCAGATGGTAGTGTCCTGATGTCCCCTCCTGGTGCTGGACACAAAGACAGCGCAGGGAGCTAATCTTCTACCCTAGGGCAGCAGATACCCCAACCCTTTCCCCACTGACAGAGTGATGTCCATGGGGCCAAGCAGGGAGTTCATGCTCTCAGTCCTCGTGCAGGGTTCTGTTGGcaggtgctgggcagggagctgagCCTCCATCTCCACCTGTCAGCAGGGACGCTGAATGAGGTGGTGTGGAACAGAGCAAGTCAACGGTCTAGTCCTCCCCCAGCACACCCCCACCTTCATGAGTCTCTGCTCCCTTGCCCATAATCAAAAGTCAGGGACACAATGATCTCTTAGGTCTCTCCCAAAAAATCCTATGTGAGAAACTTTAAGTATTACTACTTGGATAGGAGCAGGGAGGATATAAATCATTCTAACCGTTCTTTGAGCTAATAGTGTTATTCAAAGGAGCTGGAATCTATAGCTTCTATTTTTGCACTATCCACCATCATAGCCTCTGGCCGTATGTGATGTctgcacttgaaatgtggctagtccaaaggGAGATGTATTGCAAGTATAAAATACACTCTGGACTTAACTACAGAAAGAGTGAATGTAGACTagctcatatttttttaatatttattacatgttgaagtgataatattttagatagtgtgggttaaatgaaatatttaaattaatttggtgtttctttctactttttaaattttatttttaagtaatcaccaCACCCAaaatgaggcttgaactcacaaccctgagaccaagggTCGCAtgttttactgactgagccatccaggcacccctctttctacTTCCTTAAATGTGGCTAccagaggggtgtctgggtggcagagtcagttaagtgtctgatcttggttttgactcaggtagagatctcggggttgtgagatcaggctccacgctcagcgcagagtctgcttaagactccctctccctctgcactcccccccccccagctcatgctctctcactctaaaacaaataaatctttaaaaacaatgtggctaccagaatatttaaaattatatttgtagcTCATCTTTATGTCCTACATTATGTTCTGACTAGGCAGTGCTGATGTATGTTCAGAGTGGCTAtcagaactaattttttttttcaatttgaattcaattagccaacatatagtacatcattagaaTGAATTTCTAATTTGAATTTGATTACATACATAGCGGATCAACAATCAAGTGTCGAAAAATGTtagcatatatataaaataatatgtgttgTCAGATGTCTAAGTAACTTCATGAAATTCAAGATTAACAGAAATGTAACAAAATCCACTGAGATGTATTTGcatataaattaatttgaatagTACATCTATCAGGTACATTTATAAACCCCGGGCCCAGGGGCCCAGAGcttggaaaaataaatcagactgtGATTTCAGTGAGTCGGTgaggattaaaataaatgaaaactgaaaatatgcCCACTGCCTTGATGATGTTTTCCCAGGTTACTGGGATACCAGGATACTGACAACCCTGCCATCCGTTTGACACTGAGAAGTGGAAAGTGGAAGAAAGAAACCTGATGTGGGATAACACAATTTTGTAAACTGAGATCCAATACATTTAACTATTTAACACTAGTATTATGGGTCTATGGTGGTGTATCCATAGACATCATCCATTTTGTCCTCCAGGTGAATAAATGTGGCCTGGAAAGGATCTCACAGTCTCTGAATAGCATTAGaattctctttctgcctccaaATATCCTTCCCAGTATCCTCTGTGAGCACATCACAGCCACGTGCCCTTTCCCAACCAGCCTGGATGATTTGCTGCCCACCAAACATCCTAGGAGTTATTCCTTTGCTCTTTCTTCACACAAGgtactttttcttccattttctgccTACCAAAattttattcatccttcaaaatccAGCCCAAATACCAAAGGCCACTCCCCCTGAAGTCTTCCCTATTTTTCAGTGACCATTCACAAATGTTATTAAGAGTTGGCAATAT
Proteins encoded in this region:
- the DIRAS3 gene encoding GTP-binding protein Di-Ras3; protein product: MGNNCFGFKKWLIQRLRPLPTLLIVPALMPQSKSKDYRVVVLGDAGVGKSARVQKWVRGHFRDAYLPTIEDTDCQVLSSKHGVGALRSTDTTGSHRYPGLQRLAIARGPAFILVYSGAKKQTLEELKPFYELIRKVKGNTLQKYPIVLVGNECQESHWESPVSDRATCACALEWHCAFLETSAKMDSSVQELFRTLPNHEKKPATCLRHPQKKSQIPKTAEKLLSKCIIM